In Xiphias gladius isolate SHS-SW01 ecotype Sanya breed wild chromosome 16, ASM1685928v1, whole genome shotgun sequence, a genomic segment contains:
- the LOC120801745 gene encoding uncharacterized protein C21orf62-like: protein MQLRPSLYNLVSPLVEDVVYLISVGMSPNTVSPALLLRSVWLLFFLTPITQTTHSTPTSETSLLVNTTLLFDGDAPGYNLRNCSCSKPVQDCNEALANSLCRCHTVLRSALPLSVLKDPGRLTIWVKELWVLEELLNRSMVGHLQLSFCGIKPMDSKYLALLGLHTLKIHSAAPEAPYPNQEISIFPAGGVAVELEALSFEFSSSFHVTILDVAVLNGLSALKAYSVVGPPAPTLSQHFPHLAIPLALPSPTAPDDPMDPTEQAAEPLQKLLITFVY, encoded by the exons atgcag CTTCGTCCATCTTTGTACAATCTGGTCTCTCCACTTGTTGAAGATGTAGTCTATTTGATCTCAGTGGGGATGTCTCCAAACACAGTCTCTCCTGCCTTGTTGCTACGGTCAGTGTGGTTGCTGTTCTTCCTGACCCCCATCACCCAGACAACACACTCTACCCCAACATCTGAAACTTCTCTGCTAGTCAATACCACACTGTTGTTCGATGGTGACGCCCCAGGGTACAACCTGCGGAACTGCAGCTGCTCTAAACCTGTGCAGGACTGCAATGAGGCTCTGGCCAACTCGCTGTGCAGATGCCACACTGTTTTGCGCTCCGCTCTGCCCCTTTCTGTGCTAAAAGATCCTGGAAGACTCACCATCTGGGTAAAGGAGCTCTGGGTCCTGGAGGAACTGTTGAACAGGAGCATGGTTGGCCATTTACAGTTGTCTTTTTGTGGAATAAAACCAATGGACAGTAAGTACCTTGCTTTGCTAGGTCTACACACCCTCAAGATCCACAGTGCAGCACCAGAAGCACCCTACCCCAACCAGGAGATTTCAATTTTCCCTGCAGGAGGGGTTGCAGTGGAGTTAGAGGCCCTCTCCTTTGAATTCTCCTCGTCCTTCCACGTGACCATCCTAGATGTAGCAGTGCTTAACGGGCTCTCTGCCCTGAAGGCATACAGTGTTGTTGGACCACCTGCTCCCACCCTCTCCCAGCACTTTCCACACCTGGCTATTCCCCTCGCTCTGCCATCCCCTACTGCTCCTGATGATCCTATGGACCCCACTGAGCAGGCTGCAGAGCCTCTACAGAAACTGCTCATTACGTTTGTCTACTAA